The segment ATTCGATAGTCCAGTCCTCGGTCATCGGTTTTCCGTTGACGCTGATCTTCGCAGTTCCCGAACCATTCGGCCCAGAAACTGGCACGTCGTAGGTGATCGTCATCCGTTCACCATTTTGGTTGGATTGAACTCCGGTGTAACTGCCGACAGTAACCGGATCGCCAACGGCGTCGCCGACCGACGCAGAGCTTTCAATTTGAGCACGAGCCTCAAGGTAGGCAGGGTTGTTGTTGATCACTTTCAGGCCTTGATAGCCGAGAAAGGCGAACCCGCCAAAGCAGCAAAGTCCGAGGAGACCGAAGCAACCGACGCCGGCGAGAATCCACTTGAGCGCACCTCCAGATTTTTTTGGAGGAACGTGGCCCATGGGAGTATTTTGATTTGGATCGAAGCTCATATTTATTCTTTCAAAGTTAAAGGCGACTTACCGTCAACAGCCAGATTGTAGCAATCTCTACTGATCACGGTAGTTGGGACAGCTCGGCTGACAGAAGGGCCGTTTGCCGGCCGCCGTTTTGCCTTTCGATTATCCCAAACCGAAGATGAAACTCAGATTACGCCTACTTGCAGTTAGGCCGAGTTCTATAATACGGGATACCGGTAACCCATGCGTCAAGTTTCAATCTTGCACGGAACTTTCCGCTGACCGGGACCTGCAAAACGCCATTCATCGGAGGCCACAATGTCGCTTAATTTTTCCACCATTCCAGAAGCCGTCGATGCCATCGGGCGAGGTGAGGTGGTCATCGTGCTTGATGATGAACATCGCGAAAACGAAGGTGACTATATTTGTGCCGCGGAATTGGCGACGGCCGAGTCGATCAATCTTGTGATGAGCGGACGCGGAGACTTCTGCATGCCGATTTTGCCAGACGCCGCGAGGCGACTCAAGCTTACGCCGCTGGTCGACAACAACAATTCCAACAATCAGACCGCGTTTCTGACGCCGCTGGATCACGTTACGGCACGAACCGGAATTACAGCCGAAGAGCGAGCCCTGTGCGTCAAAGCAATCGCCGATCCGAATAGCAAGCCGGATGATTTTCAGCGTCCAGGCCATGTTCACCTGTTGATGGCCAAACAGGGAGGCGTGCTTCGTCGTGCCGGGCACACCGAAGCCGCTGTCGATCTCGCGAGAATGGCTGGCCTGAAACCGGCCGGTGTGCTTTGCGAAATTCTTGATGACGATGGCGAACGCGCCACGCGAGATCAGCTGTTGCAAATCGCCAAAGACAAGAATCTGAAAATCATCACAATTGAAGACCTGATCGCTTACCGACGTGTTAGCGAAAAACTGGTTTCGCAAATCGCGTCTGCGAACTTGCCGACAAAGTACGGAGACTTTCGCGTGATCGCCTACCGGGTCCAGTACGAAGCTCAGGAACCGGTTGCGTTGGTGATGGGTGATCCGGCGAACGGAAAACAGGCGCCGCTCGTTCGTATGCACAGCAGTTGCTTTACCGGCGACCTGTTGACGTCGCTGCGATGTGATTGCGGCGATCAGTTGCACATGGCGTTGTCGATGATTGCCCGCGAAGGCTATGGCGTGCTCGTGTATCTGCCGCAGGAAGGCCGCGGCATCGGACTTGCAGAGAAAATCAAAGCCTACAATCTGCAGGACCAGGGCTTGGATACCGTCGAAGCGAATCAGGCTCTGGGCCACAAGGCTGACAGTCGTGACTATGGCGTCGGGATTCAAATCCTGAAAGATCTTGGCATGTCGGAAGTCCGTTTGCTGACCAACAATCCGAAAAAGACAGAAGCCTTCAACCTTCGCGGATTCGATTTGAAAGTCGTCGATCAGGTTCCGATTTTGCCTCCGGTCAACGAGCACAACGAAAAGTATCTTGCGACCAAACGTGACAAGATGGGTCACGATCTGCCGATCGACTAACGTTGGCGTTGCACGAAAACGAGGACACAGCCTTGAACACGAGTTCTGCAACGATCGAAGTCAATCGGCTTGAGTCGTTGCGCGAAAACCTCGATGGACCGCTCGAGTTTGATTCGCTAACCCGCAAACTTTATTCGACCGACGCGTCGGTTTATCAGCAAGTCCCGCTGGCGGTTGCCTTTCCCAAATCGAAACGTGACCTGCGGACACTGATTGAGTTCGCCCAACGCAACCGCACCAGTCTGATTCCTCGCACGGCGGGAACGTCGCTGGCCGGGCAAGTTGTTGGCCGCGGCATTGTTGTCGACTTGGGCAAGCACCTGAATCAAATTGGTGAGATTGACGTTGCCAACAAAACGGTCGTCGTCGAACCCGGAGTTGTTCGAGACGAATTGAATCTGGAACTGGCAAACCATGATTTGCTTTTCGGCCCCGAGACATCGACGTCAAATCGCGCGATGATCGGCGGAATGCTGGGCAACAATTCGTGTGGTTCAAACTCCATCGTGTATGGAACGACCCGCGATCAAACGATTGAAGTTTCAGGATTCCTTAGCGACGGTTCCGAAGCGACATTCGGTCCGCTTACAAAATCCGAGTTTCAGCATAAGTGTGAGCTGGGGACGCTTGAAGGGGAAATCTATCGCTACGTCCAAGGCATGCTTGGTGCCGAAGCAAACCGGCGGCTTATTCAACAACACTTTCCAAAGCCATCGATTCATCGACGCAACACGGGCTATGCTCTCGACGCGTTGATGGACAGCGAAGTCTTCGCTGCTGATTCGGACCAGCGGTTTAACTTTTGCAAATTGTTGGCCGGTTCGGAAGGCACGTTGTTCCTCGCGACTTCGATCAAACTTCAGCTTCACGAATTTCCGCCAGCAGAAAACGCGTTGCTATGCGTGCACTTCGACACGGTCGACGAAGCGCTGCGGGCAAATGTGATTGCCATGAAGTTTTCGCTGTTCGCATCAGAGCTGATCGATCAGTTGGTCCTGCAGGGGGCGGCCAGAAATATTGCTCAACGTGAAAACCTGCAATTTGTTGAAGGCCAACCCGGAGCAATCCTGGTGCTTTCGCTGCGCGGTGAAACGATGGCGGATGTTGAAACGCAAGCCGCTGCAATCAAGCGGGAGTTAACCCAGGCGGGGCTTGGATATGCGTTTCCAGTTCTCTCCGGGCGGGAAATTAATCGCATCTGGGATTTGCGTAAAGCCGGTTTGGGCGTCGTGGGAAATGTTCCTGGGGACGACAAACCGGTCGCAGTCATCGAAGACACCGCGGTCGCGATCGAGGACTTGCCAGACTACATTCGGGACGTCGATCAGTTGTTGCTCGAACGACACGATTGCGAATGCGTGCATTATGCTCATGCCGGTAGCGGAGAGATTCATCTGCGACCTGTGCTGAATTTGAAAACTGATAGTGACGTCAAAAAGTTCCGCGACATTGCGACCGATGTTGCCGCGCTAGTCCGAAAGTACAACGGATCGCTTAGCGGTGAACACGGCGACGGTCGATTGCGAAGTGAATTTATCGAATCGATGATCGGGAGCGAGTGCTATGCTCTGCTGCGACGCGTGAAGCAGGTTTTTGACCCGTCTGGCATTCTCAATCCGGGCAAAATTGTCGACCCTGTTCCGATGGACGCGGCTTTACGCTACGCCGGGTTGTCGCAGACCCAATCGATTGAAACCGTGCTCGATTTCGAGAGCACGCTCGGACTGCAAAGAGCGGCCGAAATGTGCACTGGTTCCGGCGACTGTCGCAAATCTGCCAAGATTGGCGGCACGATGTGCCCCAGTTTTATGGCCACTGGAAACGAACGAGACACGACACGGGCTCGGGCGAATATTGTTCGACACGTCCTGACGGAATCAAGCGAGTTAGCCAACGACGAAATTCGCGACGCGATGGATTTGTGTCTGGCGTGCAAAGGCTGTAAGGGCGAGTGTCCTTCGAACGTCGACGTTGGAAAAATCAAGGCCGAGTTTCAACAGGCCTGGCATGACAAGCATGGGATTCCGTTGCGGACCAGGTTTGTGGCTGGGGTTGATCGGCTGAATCGAATGGGATCGATCGTTCCGTGGCTGGCGAACTTCACGACGAAAAACTTCGCGACGGGTTGGTTGCTGAGGAAAGTGATCGGTGTGGCTTCTGGTAGAAGCTTGCCAGAATTTTCACGCGTTGGACTTCGGCGTTGGTTTCGAAATCATGTTCCACACTCAAACGCCGGTCGCAACGGCAAGGTGCTGTTCTTCTGCGATGAGTTCACCAGCTTGACCGAGTCCCATGTGGGAATTGCTGCGATCGAAGTGCTGGAACGACTTGGCTGGGCTGTCGAAATTCCAAACCATCTTGAAAGCGGTCGTGCATCGCTATCGAAAGGTTTGCTGCGGCGTGCGAGAGACATTGCGGCTAACAACGTAAAGCAACTGTCAGCGGTTGTCAGTGAGCAAACTCCCTTGATCAGCGTTGAGCCGTCGGCGATTCTCAGTTTTCGAGACGAGTACGTTGACCTGTTGCGAGGCGAAGAAAAGGAAACGGCAAAGCGGTTGGCAGAAAACTGTCTGACCTTCGAAGAGTTCATTGCGCGGCAGGTCGAAAATGGAAACGTTTCCGCCGAAAGTTTTTCCGATGAACCGAAGACGGTGCGGCTTCACGGGCATTGCCACGAGAAAGCTCTAATTGGCTTGGTCCCCGCCCTGCGAACCTTGCAGGTTCCAGAGAACTATCAAGT is part of the Mariniblastus fucicola genome and harbors:
- a CDS encoding Coa1/Tim21 domain-containing protein; translated protein: MGHVPPKKSGGALKWILAGVGCFGLLGLCCFGGFAFLGYQGLKVINNNPAYLEARAQIESSASVGDAVGDPVTVGSYTGVQSNQNGERMTITYDVPVSGPNGSGTAKISVNGKPMTEDWTIESLDITVGGESIPIDGGGLEVNIEE
- a CDS encoding bifunctional 3,4-dihydroxy-2-butanone-4-phosphate synthase/GTP cyclohydrolase II produces the protein MSLNFSTIPEAVDAIGRGEVVIVLDDEHRENEGDYICAAELATAESINLVMSGRGDFCMPILPDAARRLKLTPLVDNNNSNNQTAFLTPLDHVTARTGITAEERALCVKAIADPNSKPDDFQRPGHVHLLMAKQGGVLRRAGHTEAAVDLARMAGLKPAGVLCEILDDDGERATRDQLLQIAKDKNLKIITIEDLIAYRRVSEKLVSQIASANLPTKYGDFRVIAYRVQYEAQEPVALVMGDPANGKQAPLVRMHSSCFTGDLLTSLRCDCGDQLHMALSMIAREGYGVLVYLPQEGRGIGLAEKIKAYNLQDQGLDTVEANQALGHKADSRDYGVGIQILKDLGMSEVRLLTNNPKKTEAFNLRGFDLKVVDQVPILPPVNEHNEKYLATKRDKMGHDLPID
- a CDS encoding FAD-binding and (Fe-S)-binding domain-containing protein; the protein is MNTSSATIEVNRLESLRENLDGPLEFDSLTRKLYSTDASVYQQVPLAVAFPKSKRDLRTLIEFAQRNRTSLIPRTAGTSLAGQVVGRGIVVDLGKHLNQIGEIDVANKTVVVEPGVVRDELNLELANHDLLFGPETSTSNRAMIGGMLGNNSCGSNSIVYGTTRDQTIEVSGFLSDGSEATFGPLTKSEFQHKCELGTLEGEIYRYVQGMLGAEANRRLIQQHFPKPSIHRRNTGYALDALMDSEVFAADSDQRFNFCKLLAGSEGTLFLATSIKLQLHEFPPAENALLCVHFDTVDEALRANVIAMKFSLFASELIDQLVLQGAARNIAQRENLQFVEGQPGAILVLSLRGETMADVETQAAAIKRELTQAGLGYAFPVLSGREINRIWDLRKAGLGVVGNVPGDDKPVAVIEDTAVAIEDLPDYIRDVDQLLLERHDCECVHYAHAGSGEIHLRPVLNLKTDSDVKKFRDIATDVAALVRKYNGSLSGEHGDGRLRSEFIESMIGSECYALLRRVKQVFDPSGILNPGKIVDPVPMDAALRYAGLSQTQSIETVLDFESTLGLQRAAEMCTGSGDCRKSAKIGGTMCPSFMATGNERDTTRARANIVRHVLTESSELANDEIRDAMDLCLACKGCKGECPSNVDVGKIKAEFQQAWHDKHGIPLRTRFVAGVDRLNRMGSIVPWLANFTTKNFATGWLLRKVIGVASGRSLPEFSRVGLRRWFRNHVPHSNAGRNGKVLFFCDEFTSLTESHVGIAAIEVLERLGWAVEIPNHLESGRASLSKGLLRRARDIAANNVKQLSAVVSEQTPLISVEPSAILSFRDEYVDLLRGEEKETAKRLAENCLTFEEFIARQVENGNVSAESFSDEPKTVRLHGHCHEKALIGLVPALRTLQVPENYQVRLIASGCCGMAGSFGYEAEHFDVSMQIGELVLFPTVRNEPVDNTIAATGTSCRHQIKDGTERVALHPAEILRQAMID